GGCCAACAGCGCGGTGACGCCACCGAGATTGGCTCCATACCCCACACTCGTGGGCACCGCGATGACGGGTATGTCGACCAGCCCCGCGACTACGCTGGGCAGGGCGCCTTCCATGCCGGCGCACACCACGAGGGCGTTCGCGCCGATGAGGGCCTCGTGCTGGTTGAAGAGACGGTGAATGCCCGCCACGCCGACGTCGTAGACGCGGCGCGCGGTCGCGCCCATGGATTCGCAGGTAACCACGGCCTCTTCCGCGACAGGGATATCCGAAGTGCCGGCGCACACGATGCCCACGTATCCGCCCATGCGCTTTGGCGGATGCAGGGTGAGTGTGAGCGCGCGGGCCGCCTCGTGATGCACAACGTCGGGATGCGCGGCTTTGACCGCCGCCACGGTTTCGTTGCTGCATCGCGTGGCCAGGACGTTGCTGCCGTGCGCCCGCATACGGCCCACGATTTCGGCGACCTGTGCGGGGGTTTTGCCCTGCGCGAAGATGACTTCCGGTACGCCCTGACGAAGGCTGCGATGGTGGTCGACTTTCGCGAAACCGAGGTCTTCGAATGGCAACGCACGCAGTCGCTCGAACGCGTCTTCGGGAGACACGCTTCCGCTGGAAACGGATTCCAAAAGGGACTTGATTCTGTCCGGATTCACGCGGGTTTGCCCTGCCTCTCTATGCGATGACGGTGATTATTGGAGCCACGGAGATTCGCGCGGGCATTCTATGCGCCGGGAGGCAGAGACTGCAAGGAATAGCCAAAACCACGGACGGATAGCATCAAGGCAGCGATGAACGATCCGATCAGGCTTCCGCCGCCATGGTGTTGTGCAGTGTACCGATACCCTCAATCGTCGAGTCGAGCGTGTCTCCGGGTTTCAAGAAACGTCCGGTGGTCATGCCGATGCCTGCGGGGGTACCGGTGGCGATGATGTCGCCGGGTTCAAGCGTGATGGTCCGCGAGATGAACTCGATAACGGCGGCGACCGGGAAAATCATATGCGCCGTGGACGCGTTCTGACGGAGTTCGCCGTTCACGTGCATGGTGAGCCCGAGTATTTGCGGATTGGGGATAGCGCGCGCCGTCGTCATGCACGGCCCCATGGGGAAGAATCCGTCGTGCCACTTGCCGTGGAGCCAATCGAAGAACGCGTCGCGCTCGCGGGGCTTTCGTTCGGGAAAGGGTTTGTAGCGGCGGTCGGAGATGTCGTTTATCACCGTGTATCCGGCCACGTATTCCAGTGCGGCCTCTTCCGAGACGGCACGAGCGCGCTTGCCGATGATCACACCAAGTTCGCATTCGTAGTCGATGCTGTCGGGGGAAACTCTGGGGACTGCAATGGGGGCATTGGGGTGATTCACCGTTGTCGCAGGCTTCATGAACACATACGGAAACGTCTCTGCGCGTTCGAGTGCGATCTTTCCTTCTTCTTCGATATGCGCGGCGTAGTTGCCCGCCAGCAACAGGATCTTCGGCGGCGCGGCCAAAGGAGCGAGCAACGTAAGCTCAGCCGCTGGAATTCCGAGATCGGCATGGAGGTCATTGTTTGCGGATACCCACTCAGCGAGCCGGTGGGCAGGACTTGCCATCGTACCGCCGGGCATCACATCAAGAATCGACGCGGCGGATTCTAGTGCGATGTCGTCGAACGTCTCGCGGAACGCGCCTACAGCCTCCTCCAGGGGAACCACGTAGTCGTCGAAATAGAATCCGAGCTGCTCCTCGTTCTCAATCAAATAACGGCAAATCCGCATGCGTACCCCCTAGTTCGAATCGTATTCGGCAATCATCTTTGCCGCGCCTTGTTGAAGTGTAAACGTTCCGGACACGCACTTCGAGCCGTTTCCGGTAGTTGCCCGCGTAACGACTCCATTGGTGTCAATGCGAACGACGGCCACTTCCGCGTCGGTGGCAATCGCTCCGCCGGACGACACGGCATCCGATTGGTTCTGCTTGCGATCGACATCACGCACGAGAATGCAGTCGCGGCTGCCGTCCGCCAACTGGACTTCCAGCGCCACCTCCGTGTCGCCCAGCAACGTACCGTCCGGAGCATTCGCTTCAACGCGCCGTACAGACTGAATGCATGACGCGTCTTTCCACGGTTCGGTCACGGCGACAAAGGTGGATTCAAGCGGAACGTCACCCTCATTTTGGCGGCGGACCATGACTCGCGGAATCCAGTCTTCTTGGCTTTCATTGTAGGACCCGGTAACGATCCATCCTTCGACGGTTCCCGCCGCTGCGCCGGTGGTGAAATCCCAATACGAAACGCCGAGTTTGGCCGGTTCCGGGAGCAGTTTATAACGATCCTCAATGGCCCACTCGGCCTTCCAGCCGGGCTGAGGAGCGGGATCGAGTTGCGTGTTGCGCAGCTGAGTGCCCGCCCCGAAATCTTCGGCGGGCGCAAGGTTCAACCCCGTGGTGGTCAACGCGCCAAAATGACTCTGCTGAAACTTGGTGTGATTGTGGCCGCCGCGCACACGAAACACATCGACCACATACGATCGCGATTCGTCCACGTCGATGAGCAGCGCCGTTCGTTCGTAACGCTCCGCCTGGGCGATTGCCTCGCCCGTTGCGCGAATGCCATGAACGTGGCGTCCGTCGAGCCAGAGTGTGGTCGCGCCGTTGGCCACCGCCTGATTCTGATTGTCGACAAGTACGGTGTTGTGCGCAGCGGTCATCGTGTACCACCGAGCACGGGGCGAGTCCCAGCCGCCAAACTGCACCGGCGGATAACCGAGTTCGGGCATGAGATCGAGGCCGTAAGCAAACAGGCCGAGATTCATTCCGTCTTTGTGGCCGTGCCCGCCGCCCGCGTCGTAATCGAGCCACAGCGCGCGTTCGTTCGCGCCACGGCCTGAACGCAGGATACCCAGATGCCATTGCTGCTTATTAACGCTCGGCAAGGCGTACTGCGTGCCTTCGCGATCGATGACCACCGCGACATCGCGCTGGAACTGCGCGGGATCGTTTCCGTAGAAGTCGTAGGGCAATCCATCAATCTTGCTGTCATTGGCACGATACAGAGTCTGCACATACGCGACGTCGCCCGTAGCCTTGTACAGATCCCAAAGCAGGCGGTAGTTCGACGGCGGAAGCAGCGTCCAGTTGGGCCAGCCTTTTGCATCCGCGCTGGGTTTCAGGAAGTTGATGCCCACGTAGGTGGGTATCGAGGCCGCGAAATGGCCGCAATCGCCGGACAATGGATAGTAGCGCTGCAGGCACATGGTATCGATGAAAAAGCGGTAGGTATCGCGCAGGCGCGGCTGCCGGTCAAGCACGCGCGGAAGGAACGTCGAATCGGACTTCGAATACTCGGCAAGAAAACTGGCCAGTCCCGCAATGGTGAAGCACGAGTATCCAGCGAGGCCCTTCTCCCCCGTCACGCCGTCAACGGCTGTAGCTTTGTCCAACATCGGATCGACGATGGTCCAGAAGGCTTCGTCGGGTTCCTGCAACACCGAGGTGATAATGGCCTTGGTGATCTCGGTGCGCGGGTAGTTGGAGTGAATGCGATCCTGGTTGAGCAGCGCGTCGCGGAGGATACCGCCTTCTATATTCCTTTGTATGTCCGCGAAGGATGCCTTGGGATTCTGCAATCCCACCTCCGAGGCTTTCTTGGAAAGAAATGCAATCAAGTCCTGATCCGAGCGCAGGGCTTCAAAAACCATATCATAGGCCATCACCATTTCGCGGGTTTCTTCGCACGCGTCGTGCCACGTGGACACGTAGCCCGCGGAAGGCGGCCCTTCGTACATGACGCCCTGTTTGCCGAAGTTCATACTCGGATAGATGTCGGCAACACGGTCGAGTAGGACACCCGCTTTGTGGGCATATACGGGATCGCCTGTGAGCACGTAGGCCGCGCTTAGAATGCGGATACCACCAACCACCGATTGCTTCCACTGTCCGTAGATCAAATACGCGGCGATGAATCGCCACTTCTCGCCCTTTTCGTTGACGTACCCGGTGCCGTCGTCAACGCCAAAACGATGAAGGGGATCATTGGGATCGGGGTGTTCGGTGTTGAACAGCAGATCGCGATTGGCGCGCGCAGGATCGAATATGCCATGTTCATCGAGCCCGGAATCGTAGAACGCCTTAAAATCATTCTTCGGAAACCACTCGCCGCTGGTGGGATCCTGGAGTTTCCAGGGATGTTCCTTGGTTTCGGCTTGCCAGGTATACATGGGCACGGGCTTGCCGGTAATCGGCGAATAGCCGTTGGACCAGACCATCCATGAACGTTCCAAGGTCGGACCAAACATGAGCTTCCACAGGTCGTCGTCGCTCATATCTTTCCAGAATGCTGCCTCTTCCACGACGCGGTCGCGAATCTGCGCGGCCCAGGGTTGTGCGCTCACATTCTCTCGAACACGCGCGATTACGTCCGTGGTGTAGAGAATGCTGTGGTCTTTGCGGAGCTCTTGCGCGTGAACCGCGGAAAGCGTCACAAAAACGGCGATACACGCCGCCGATAGACTCCTGGCCATGTCTCCCCCCTTCGTCGTATAAAGTCAAGTGTGGACCCCGCAATCATAGTGAGATTCGCGCAGTCGATCCACCACCCGGACAGGTTTGTATTCAAGCGGGTGCAGACGATATTGTGCATGCACGTACTACGCGAAAATGGGGGACTTGAACCGTGGTTTTAGCAGGAATCGTGCGCTCACGCGATCGCCACGCACACGAACAGGATGAGGCATCGTGAACTCGGGACTTGCGTCTGCAGACTACATCATCTTGGCGGGGTTCTTTGTCGTGCTGCTTGGAGTGGGCGTGTTCTACGCAGGGCGCATGCAGAACTTGCGGGACTTCTTCAGCGGCGGCCGCCAGGTGCCGTGGTGGCTCGCGGGCATCTCGCTCTACATGACGACCTTCAGCGCGTTCACTTTCGTCTCGTACTCGGCGCTGGCATACAAGAACGGATTCGTTGCGATTGTCATCTGGTGGTTGTCTGTGCCGGGTTGCCTATTGAGCGCCATCTTCATCGCGTCGCGATGGCGGCGCGCCGCGACTACAAGCCCGGTCGAATACCTCGAGACACGATACAGTCCGCTGCTTCGCCAATGCTTCAGTTGGTTCGGCATTCCGTTGATCGTGCTCGATGACGCGCTAAAGCTGTTTGTAATCGGCACCATGTGCGCCGTGAGCGTCGGCGCGGAGGGCGACGCCGACGTGCTCTGGTCGATTGCCATTTGCGGCGTCATCATCCTCTCCTACACGTTCATGGGCGGGTTGTGGGCCGTTCTTATCACGGATTTCATTCAATTTGTGGTCATGGGGGTCGCGGTGATCGTGTTGATTCCTTTGGCCTACTCGCGGGCAGGGGGCGTGGGACCGATTTCCCAACACTTGCCGCAGAACTTTAGCTCCATCACCGCGGGCGACTACACGTGGGCGTGGTTGGCATCGTTTGGCGTTATCCTCGCGCTCACGTTCGCGACAAAGTGGCCCTATGTGCAGCGATACTACTCCGCTCGCAGCGACGAAGAAGCGCGATGGGTGGGCTATCTCGTCGCGGCATTGACGTTCATCTCTCCCCCGCTCCTGTTTTTTCCCGCGCTGGCCGCGCGCGTCTTCTTGCCCGACGTGGCCGACACCAACCAAGTGTATTCGCTCTTGTGCCAGGAACTGCTGCCGGTGGGCATGATGGGAATCATGCTGGCGGCGATGTTTTCGGCGACGATGTCGATGCTATCCGGCGATTACAACTCCGTGGCGAGCGTCGTCACGAATGACATTATCAAGCGCGTGTTTGTGCCGCACGCGTCCGACCGCGCGCTGGTGGTCATCGCGCGAATCGCGACCATTGCCATCGGCGTGCTGGCGCTGGTGCTGGCGTTGTTGTTTGCGCGCGCAAAGGGACTCGAAGACCTTGTGAAATACATGGCGCAACTGTTCGCGGCGTTGTTGCCGCCGGTCGCGCTGCCGATGGTCGCGGGGCTGATGTCGCGGCGCACATCGAACGCGGGCGCGTTAATGGGCTTTGCGTTGGGCGCGGCGTGCGGCGTGGCCGCCTATGTCGGCAGCTACTCGGAAGGGCAAGCCTATTTGCGCAGCGTGCCGTATCTGACGTGGATCACGTTTGTGCCCACAGCGGCGGGCCTCATCGCGGGCAGTTCGTTGTGGCCCAACACCGCCGTGAAGCAAGCGGCAGTCGCGCAGTTTCTGGATGGACTCAAGAGCACTCCGCGCGAGAAGGTGAGCCTTGCGGAAGGCGGCGCGGCGGCCGTTGCGCTGCGCATCATCGGCGTCACCGTTGCGCTGATGGGGCTGATACTTGTTGCTGGAATTATGCTTACCGCAGACCTGAGCGAAGGAAAGTTGTCGCTTGGCGTGGGTATGTTCATGTTCATACTGGGCGCGGTCTCGGTGGCAGGGTCGTATGCGATGCGCCAGCCGGCGCGGGATTAACCATGGAAAGCGAAAAGAGTAGAGCGTTGTACGAGCGCGCGTGCCGCGTGATTCCGGGCGGCATCAACAGCAACGTGCGTGCGGTTTCGGAACCGCTTCCCTTGTTCTACACGCACGGCCAAGGCGGACGCATCTGGGATGTGGACGGCAACGAATACATCGATTATGCGCTCGGCCAAGGGCCGATGTTGCTTGGGCACACGCCGGGGCCGGTCATTGAAGCAATCACGAAGCAAGCGGGACGCGGGCTGGTCTATGCGGGGCAGTCGGAATTGGAGGTTCGCGCGGCGGAGTTGATCGTGGAACACGTGCCCTGCGCGGAGATGGTGCGGTTCAACACAACCGGTTCGGAAGCGGTGCATGCGGCGCTGCGCCTGGCGCGCGCGGCGACGGGCCGCAAGAAGGTGCTGCGGTTCGAAGGGCATTACCACGGCTGGTTCGACACGATCGCGTGGTGTCCGCCGAAACGCGGCGTGGAATTGGGGCCTGCGTCGAATCCCGCGATGCGCGCGTCATCGCTGGGTCAAACCGACGAAGACGCGGCAAACCTCATCGTGCGCCCGTGGAACGACACGGCCACGGTCGAAAAGACGTTTGCGGAGCATGGACGCGAAATGGCGGCGGTCATCTGCGATCCGTTCGCATGCGCGTGCGGCATCATCCCCGCGAAGAAGGAGTTTCTGGAAACGTTGCGCGCGCTGTGCGACAAGCATGGCGTGGTTCTAGTCTTTGACGAGGTCATCACGGGTTTTCGCGTGGCGTTGGGCGGCGCGCAAGCGTATTACGGCGTGACGCCCGATCTCACAACACTGGCAAAAGCACTGGGCGGCGGCTTGGCGGTGTCGGCGGTTGCGGGCAAGGCCGATCTCATGAAACTCTTCGGCGAATTGAAGACGGTGCACGCGGGGACGTACAACGCAAATCCATTGTGTATGGCGGGCACCGTGGCCGCGTTGGAAATGCTCACGGCGGACGGCGGCGCGGAGCTGGCGAAAGCGCAAGCCATGGGCCAACGGCTGTGGCAGGATCTCGAGGCGATCGGTCACCACGTGGGCATGCCAATGAACATGCGCGGCGTGCCGTCGGTGTTCAGCACCTCGTTCGCGCCCGAACACGCGCGGCCCATCACCGATTTCCGGTCGTCGCTCCAATGCGATGCGGCCAAGCTGGACGCCTTCTGGCGCGACATGCACAACCGGGGCGTGCTGTTCACCGCGTTTGGCATTTGGTTCATGTGCACGGCGCACACGGACGCGGATATCAACCAGACCTTGGATGCGGCAGCGAAGAGCCTGAGAAAGATGAAGTGATTCTATTTTAGATTTTGGATTTTGGATTGAAGAGAGAACCCTTGCTGACTGTTATGTGTTCGAGGTGCTAGCTTCTCCTTATCTCTATTACGATTGCGCCCTTAAACATCAATGCGAGTGATGCTGTGCTTTAGTATGAAATGGTCCAACGAGGATTCGCTCATCGCATCGCCCAAAGACTTCCAATCACGGTCTACCTTATTCAATCCAAAATCCAAAATCTAAAATCCAAAATTCCCAGAGGTTTCGTTCATGCGTATCGCCATCGCCGGATTTCTCCACGAATCCAACACTTTCTCCACCGACCTCACGACCTACCGCAATTTCGAAGAGGGTTTCCTGCATCGCGGCGCGGACCTCGTCCCCGTGTGGCGGGATGCGCATCACGAGTTGGGCGGGTTCATCGCCGGGTGCGAAGAATGCGGCGTGGAGATGGTCCCGCTAATTGCGGCGTCGGCGACACCGAAGGGACCGGTGGCGGCGGAAGCGTACGACGCGATAGTCGATGAATTGTGCGCGATGCTGCGAGAAGCGGCCCCGTACGACGGCGTGTTGCTGGCATTGCACGGCGCAATGGTCAGCGAGCAACACGCAAGCGCGGACAGCGAGACGGTGCGTCGCGTGCGCGATGTCATCGGCAAGGATATGCCGCTGGTCCTGTCGCTCGACATGCATGCCAACATCGCGCCGCCGATGGCGGAATTGCCGGATATCACCGTCGCCTACCGCACGTATCCACACGTCGATCAGCGCGAACGCGGCATCGAATGCGCGCGGCTCATGGCGCGGATGGTGCGCGGCGAAATCCGTCCGACGCAGGCGCACCGCAAACTGCCGCTCCTCATTCACATCTGGCGGCAATACACCGGCGCGGGCGCGATGGCGGAAATTCTACGCGAACTCGAACGCACCGCCTCGCTGCCGGGCGTGCTGTCCGCGTCGGTTGCGCCCGGATACATCTACGCCGACGTACCGCACATGGGCGTGTCCGTGCTCGTCACGACCGACAACAACCCCGCGCGCGCCGAAGCGGAGACGGAACGGCTCGCGTCGTTCGTGTACGAGAAGCGGCACGAATTGAACGCGGCGCTGCCCGGTGTCGAAGAAGCGGTGCGGCGAGCAAACGAAATCGACGGCACGGTCTGCCTCATGGACAGCGGCGACAACATCGGCGCGGGCGGCCCCGGCGATTCGACAATTCTGTTTCACGAGATCCTGCGGCAAGGCGTGCCCCGCGCATGCGTCGTCCTCTACGACCCCGAAGTTGCGAAGGCGTGCGCCGCCCTCGGCGAAGGGAAAGCCGTTCGCCTCGACGTCGGCGGCAAGACCGACACCCTCCACGGCGCGCCCGTTTCCATCGAAGGGACCATCCGCCGCATCCACGACGGCATCTACATCGAACCCGAACCCCGCCACGGCGGCACCCGCCGCTTCGACCAAGGCCTCACCGCCGTCATCGACACCAACGACGGCCACACCGTCGTAGTTGATAGCCTCCGTGTCATGCCCACCAGCCTGCACCAACTCCTCAGCCTCGGCATCGACCCCAAACACCACAAAGCCGTCACCGTCAAAGGCGTCACCGCCCCCCTCGCCGCCTACGCACCTATCGCCACCGAAATCATCGCCGTAGACTCCCCCGGCGTCACCCAGGCCGGACCCGAGGCGTTTGTGTACCGAAACCGGCCTAGGCCGCTGTTCCCGCTGGATTGAGGCGTAAGTAAGCGGTACGGCGAACACAAAGCCACCGCCAACAGGGGTGTACCCCTGAGAAGATGTGACGATTCAAGGGAGACCATTCGGTCGCGGCCAGTGGCGCGGTCAGGAGACCACGCCGCAACACAGGCGCAGTTTTGAAGTCAATTGCGCTCGTGATATATTCACATTCTTGGCGCATTCTTATGGCACAGCCGCGACAGTAGTTCTGAAGCGTGACCCATGCTTGGAATACTTGATTCCATACCTGACGGAAAAAACTGCGATTGATGAGATCCCGCGGCTGTGCTCAGACTCGCAGGGAGCAATGAATGTTC
This sequence is a window from Candidatus Hydrogenedentota bacterium. Protein-coding genes within it:
- a CDS encoding fumarylacetoacetate hydrolase family protein, coding for MRICRYLIENEEQLGFYFDDYVVPLEEAVGAFRETFDDIALESAASILDVMPGGTMASPAHRLAEWVSANNDLHADLGIPAAELTLLAPLAAPPKILLLAGNYAAHIEEEGKIALERAETFPYVFMKPATTVNHPNAPIAVPRVSPDSIDYECELGVIIGKRARAVSEEAALEYVAGYTVINDISDRRYKPFPERKPRERDAFFDWLHGKWHDGFFPMGPCMTTARAIPNPQILGLTMHVNGELRQNASTAHMIFPVAAVIEFISRTITLEPGDIIATGTPAGIGMTTGRFLKPGDTLDSTIEGIGTLHNTMAAEA
- a CDS encoding aspartate aminotransferase family protein translates to MESEKSRALYERACRVIPGGINSNVRAVSEPLPLFYTHGQGGRIWDVDGNEYIDYALGQGPMLLGHTPGPVIEAITKQAGRGLVYAGQSELEVRAAELIVEHVPCAEMVRFNTTGSEAVHAALRLARAATGRKKVLRFEGHYHGWFDTIAWCPPKRGVELGPASNPAMRASSLGQTDEDAANLIVRPWNDTATVEKTFAEHGREMAAVICDPFACACGIIPAKKEFLETLRALCDKHGVVLVFDEVITGFRVALGGAQAYYGVTPDLTTLAKALGGGLAVSAVAGKADLMKLFGELKTVHAGTYNANPLCMAGTVAALEMLTADGGAELAKAQAMGQRLWQDLEAIGHHVGMPMNMRGVPSVFSTSFAPEHARPITDFRSSLQCDAAKLDAFWRDMHNRGVLFTAFGIWFMCTAHTDADINQTLDAAAKSLRKMK
- a CDS encoding M81 family metallopeptidase, with amino-acid sequence MRIAIAGFLHESNTFSTDLTTYRNFEEGFLHRGADLVPVWRDAHHELGGFIAGCEECGVEMVPLIAASATPKGPVAAEAYDAIVDELCAMLREAAPYDGVLLALHGAMVSEQHASADSETVRRVRDVIGKDMPLVLSLDMHANIAPPMAELPDITVAYRTYPHVDQRERGIECARLMARMVRGEIRPTQAHRKLPLLIHIWRQYTGAGAMAEILRELERTASLPGVLSASVAPGYIYADVPHMGVSVLVTTDNNPARAEAETERLASFVYEKRHELNAALPGVEEAVRRANEIDGTVCLMDSGDNIGAGGPGDSTILFHEILRQGVPRACVVLYDPEVAKACAALGEGKAVRLDVGGKTDTLHGAPVSIEGTIRRIHDGIYIEPEPRHGGTRRFDQGLTAVIDTNDGHTVVVDSLRVMPTSLHQLLSLGIDPKHHKAVTVKGVTAPLAAYAPIATEIIAVDSPGVTQAGPEAFVYRNRPRPLFPLD
- the larB gene encoding nickel pincer cofactor biosynthesis protein LarB: MNPDRIKSLLESVSSGSVSPEDAFERLRALPFEDLGFAKVDHHRSLRQGVPEVIFAQGKTPAQVAEIVGRMRAHGSNVLATRCSNETVAAVKAAHPDVVHHEAARALTLTLHPPKRMGGYVGIVCAGTSDIPVAEEAVVTCESMGATARRVYDVGVAGIHRLFNQHEALIGANALVVCAGMEGALPSVVAGLVDIPVIAVPTSVGYGANLGGVTALLAMLNSCATGVSVVNIDNGFGAGMLAAMINRLADRAPQHETKET
- a CDS encoding heparinase II/III-family protein encodes the protein MARSLSAACIAVFVTLSAVHAQELRKDHSILYTTDVIARVRENVSAQPWAAQIRDRVVEEAAFWKDMSDDDLWKLMFGPTLERSWMVWSNGYSPITGKPVPMYTWQAETKEHPWKLQDPTSGEWFPKNDFKAFYDSGLDEHGIFDPARANRDLLFNTEHPDPNDPLHRFGVDDGTGYVNEKGEKWRFIAAYLIYGQWKQSVVGGIRILSAAYVLTGDPVYAHKAGVLLDRVADIYPSMNFGKQGVMYEGPPSAGYVSTWHDACEETREMVMAYDMVFEALRSDQDLIAFLSKKASEVGLQNPKASFADIQRNIEGGILRDALLNQDRIHSNYPRTEITKAIITSVLQEPDEAFWTIVDPMLDKATAVDGVTGEKGLAGYSCFTIAGLASFLAEYSKSDSTFLPRVLDRQPRLRDTYRFFIDTMCLQRYYPLSGDCGHFAASIPTYVGINFLKPSADAKGWPNWTLLPPSNYRLLWDLYKATGDVAYVQTLYRANDSKIDGLPYDFYGNDPAQFQRDVAVVIDREGTQYALPSVNKQQWHLGILRSGRGANERALWLDYDAGGGHGHKDGMNLGLFAYGLDLMPELGYPPVQFGGWDSPRARWYTMTAAHNTVLVDNQNQAVANGATTLWLDGRHVHGIRATGEAIAQAERYERTALLIDVDESRSYVVDVFRVRGGHNHTKFQQSHFGALTTTGLNLAPAEDFGAGTQLRNTQLDPAPQPGWKAEWAIEDRYKLLPEPAKLGVSYWDFTTGAAAGTVEGWIVTGSYNESQEDWIPRVMVRRQNEGDVPLESTFVAVTEPWKDASCIQSVRRVEANAPDGTLLGDTEVALEVQLADGSRDCILVRDVDRKQNQSDAVSSGGAIATDAEVAVVRIDTNGVVTRATTGNGSKCVSGTFTLQQGAAKMIAEYDSN